Proteins encoded by one window of Pecten maximus chromosome 15, xPecMax1.1, whole genome shotgun sequence:
- the LOC117343159 gene encoding ribosome biogenesis protein WDR12 homolog isoform X1: MAANTPHVQVRFITKSGYTVPYTPFSVPVDVGTKELSALINSILQGVADGSGETSNVDFDFLIDGEFLRITLSKHLESKGQSMEEITEIEYDVRHPAPKPEDTLLHNDWVSCIRGGKSWILSGCYDNTIHIWNVTGKDLMTIPGHTSPVKAIEWINIDDGPISSFISGSHDQTILLWSWNREKNEVDCINSCRGHAGSVDCLAVNSSKTMFCSGSWDRMLKLWSAELTSTGDVDDDEDENEERPKKKKKTGSKSRQTRVPMLTLEGHTEGISGMEWLDDSTLCTVSWDHTIRLWDMNDAKEKSLLQSSKVFLDMSYSELNRQVVTASADRHIRLWDPRASEGSIVKCTYTSHNGWVSSVSWSKENGNHFISGSYDNIMKMWDTRSPKVPLYNMTGHEEKILSVDWSIPSLMLSGGADNHLKVYQYNATS; the protein is encoded by the exons ATGGCGGCCAACACACCACACGTGCAAGTTCGGTTTATCACCAAATCAGG GTATACTGTACCGTACACTCCCTTCTCTGTGCCAGTTGATGTTGGAACAAAGGAGCTCAGTGCGCTCATTAACAGTATCCtacaaggt gTTGCAGATGGAAGTGGAGAAACATCTAATGTGGATTTTGATTTTCTTATTGATGGAGAATTTCTACGAATTACACTCAGCAAGCATCTCGAATCCAAAGGCCAGTCTATG GAAGAGATCACAGAAATTGAGTATGATGTACGTCACCCAGCACCAAAACCTGAGGATACTCTGTTACACAATGACTGGGTCAGCTGTATCCGTGGTGGTAAAAGTTG GATACTCTCCGGTTGCTATGACAACACCATCCATATTTGGAATGTGACAGGAAAGGATCTGATGACAATCCCTGGTCACACTTCACCAGTCAAGGCAATAGAGTGGATCAACATAG ATGATGGACCAATCAGCAGCTTTATATCAGGATCACATGACCAGACAATACTGTTGTGGTCCTGGAACAGAGAGAAAAATGAAGTGGACTGCATCAACTCTTGTCGAGGACATGCTGGAAGTGTTGACTGTTTAGCGGTCAACTCGTCTAAAACCATG TTTTGTAGCGGATCCTGGGATCGGATGTTGAAGTTGTGGTCTGCAG AGCTTACAAGTACTGGAGATgtggatgatgatgaagatgagaATGAAGAAAGGcctaaaaagaaaaagaaaacggGCAGCAAATCTCGCCAGACAAGG GTTCCGATGCTGACATTGGAAGGCCATACAGAGGGTATATCTGGAATGGAGTGGCTCGATGACTCCACTCTGTGTACAGTGTCTTGGGACCACACAATCAGACTGTGGGACATGAACGATGCCAAAGAGAAGTCGTTATTG CAAAGTTCCAAGGTGTTCCTAGATATGTCTTACTCGGAACTGAACCGCCAGGTTGTGACTGCCTCTGCAGACAGGCATATAAGATTGTGGGACCCCAGGGCTTCAG AGGGGTCGATAGTGAAATGTACATATACCTCGCACAATGGATGGGTTTCTAGTGTTTCCTGGTCAAAGGAGAACGGAAATCATTTCATTTCCGGATCTTACGACAACATCATGAAGATGTGGGATACCAGAAG CCCAAAAGTCCCGCTGTACAACATGACTGGACATGAGGAGAAAATTCTTTCTGTTGATTGGTCAATACCTAGTCTGATGTTATCAGGAGGGGCTGATAATCATCTCAAGGTTTATCAATACAACGCCACCAGCTGA
- the LOC117343159 gene encoding ribosome biogenesis protein WDR12 homolog isoform X2, translating into MAANTPHVQVRFITKSGYTVPYTPFSVPVDVGTKELSALINSILQDGSGETSNVDFDFLIDGEFLRITLSKHLESKGQSMEEITEIEYDVRHPAPKPEDTLLHNDWVSCIRGGKSWILSGCYDNTIHIWNVTGKDLMTIPGHTSPVKAIEWINIDDGPISSFISGSHDQTILLWSWNREKNEVDCINSCRGHAGSVDCLAVNSSKTMFCSGSWDRMLKLWSAELTSTGDVDDDEDENEERPKKKKKTGSKSRQTRVPMLTLEGHTEGISGMEWLDDSTLCTVSWDHTIRLWDMNDAKEKSLLQSSKVFLDMSYSELNRQVVTASADRHIRLWDPRASEGSIVKCTYTSHNGWVSSVSWSKENGNHFISGSYDNIMKMWDTRSPKVPLYNMTGHEEKILSVDWSIPSLMLSGGADNHLKVYQYNATS; encoded by the exons ATGGCGGCCAACACACCACACGTGCAAGTTCGGTTTATCACCAAATCAGG GTATACTGTACCGTACACTCCCTTCTCTGTGCCAGTTGATGTTGGAACAAAGGAGCTCAGTGCGCTCATTAACAGTATCCtacaag ATGGAAGTGGAGAAACATCTAATGTGGATTTTGATTTTCTTATTGATGGAGAATTTCTACGAATTACACTCAGCAAGCATCTCGAATCCAAAGGCCAGTCTATG GAAGAGATCACAGAAATTGAGTATGATGTACGTCACCCAGCACCAAAACCTGAGGATACTCTGTTACACAATGACTGGGTCAGCTGTATCCGTGGTGGTAAAAGTTG GATACTCTCCGGTTGCTATGACAACACCATCCATATTTGGAATGTGACAGGAAAGGATCTGATGACAATCCCTGGTCACACTTCACCAGTCAAGGCAATAGAGTGGATCAACATAG ATGATGGACCAATCAGCAGCTTTATATCAGGATCACATGACCAGACAATACTGTTGTGGTCCTGGAACAGAGAGAAAAATGAAGTGGACTGCATCAACTCTTGTCGAGGACATGCTGGAAGTGTTGACTGTTTAGCGGTCAACTCGTCTAAAACCATG TTTTGTAGCGGATCCTGGGATCGGATGTTGAAGTTGTGGTCTGCAG AGCTTACAAGTACTGGAGATgtggatgatgatgaagatgagaATGAAGAAAGGcctaaaaagaaaaagaaaacggGCAGCAAATCTCGCCAGACAAGG GTTCCGATGCTGACATTGGAAGGCCATACAGAGGGTATATCTGGAATGGAGTGGCTCGATGACTCCACTCTGTGTACAGTGTCTTGGGACCACACAATCAGACTGTGGGACATGAACGATGCCAAAGAGAAGTCGTTATTG CAAAGTTCCAAGGTGTTCCTAGATATGTCTTACTCGGAACTGAACCGCCAGGTTGTGACTGCCTCTGCAGACAGGCATATAAGATTGTGGGACCCCAGGGCTTCAG AGGGGTCGATAGTGAAATGTACATATACCTCGCACAATGGATGGGTTTCTAGTGTTTCCTGGTCAAAGGAGAACGGAAATCATTTCATTTCCGGATCTTACGACAACATCATGAAGATGTGGGATACCAGAAG CCCAAAAGTCCCGCTGTACAACATGACTGGACATGAGGAGAAAATTCTTTCTGTTGATTGGTCAATACCTAGTCTGATGTTATCAGGAGGGGCTGATAATCATCTCAAGGTTTATCAATACAACGCCACCAGCTGA